DNA sequence from the Moorena sp. SIOASIH genome:
TTTAAAGTACTGTGCATAGCTAATTGTTGATTCCAGTGAAGACAAATCCAAACGGGTTTGCGATGCCATGCCAGTAAGGGGAGAAGTAAATAGATATTTTGGAGATAAATTTCAAAGATAAAAAGTCCATCATAGTCTTGACGCTCTTCACTCGTCAAAGACCTTATGCCCATGGCAAGATGACGAGATTCCCGACGTAAGTGTAATCCTATCCTATAGGGAAACAGGTTAGTAAAATTTTTGATGGAATCAGGGATAGGAATTTCAATGGACAAAAAATCGAGCTTAATTTCCTGAGAGTAAAAATTAATCAGGAGTAGGTCTTGGAGACCATTGTGCATTATTTTCATAGCAGCTTAGATTGGTAAGATTAGATTTATTTCAGGGAACAGGGAACAGGGAACAGTGGACAGTAATTGACAAAAAAGTAGAGGTTTAGTTGAGAGTAGGTAACTGTTACCAGAGATAAGTAGGTAAAAAAAATAAACCCAGCCATCAGAACTTTTTCCAGCAAAGATTGACTGTGGTTTATATGTCACAGCGGTAATAATTATGCCTACCTACTTAGAGAGATTTGCTTGGCTTGATTAAGGAATCTAGATTAAGCAATCTCTAAGTGATACTTAGATAGTTCCCTAAAATTTTGTGGAAGTAACAGTAAGGCAGAATGGAGAATGAAGAATGTAGAATTAAGAATGCAGAATGTAGAATGCAGAAGTTGCGTAGGGTGCTTTAGGGACGGGCTCGCCCTCATTTTCTCGGTAGCCAATTTTGGGACAGTCCGCTCCGAAAATTGAAACGGGCAAGATGCCCATTCCACAACAAGATGCCCATTCCACCCACCAGCTCAAACAGCTTTTAGGAGATGCACCCAAAGCACAAGGCAGTTGTCAATGGGGTTTTGTAGCTCAACCAATTGAGAACTGCTATCGGGTTTAGCGGCAGGGGCGAGGAAACAGGCGGCATCGCTACTCCCAGATCTGCTGTTCTTTTATTCGCTGTTCCCTAAAACCAAGTACCTTACCCAATTGATAAATACTGTAAAATTAGAGTAGTTAACTGACTACGCCCGAACCAAGACTTATGCGTGACCTAGAACAACTAACAAAAGATATTCAAGAACTACCAGAAGACGCTCAAAAAATTATTGCCGATATCATTGAGGTTTTCAAAAAACAGTATGTAACCAAAAAACCGGCATCTCTTCACCCTCTGGAATTAGACAATCAACCTTTTCTTGGTATGTGGATTGATCGACAAGATACTCAAAATAGTAGCGAATGGGTGAGAAGAATTCGAGAACAGCATTGGCAGGGCTAAATTGCTGCTACCGCTATTGAAAATCAAATTCCTCTACTCAGTAAAAATCAACGATATTATCGCTTTATCTCAGAACTCAATCTATTGAAATATCCATAACGTTGATGGACAACTCTCCCCGATTCCCTCTTCCCTGTTCCCTGTTCCCTGTTCCCTCTTATCTCTTCCCTACTCCCTACTCCCTACTCCCTACTCCCTACTTCCACCACCAGCTAACATCATCAACCGCTGCCACCGTTTCTCTTAGGGCTTCAACACCCCCAAACTTGATGATTAAAGGCGCTAATTCAGGAAGAGCTTCAAAAAAATGGGGACGGGTTAGACTAGCTAAACTATCAAGAGTTTGTTGCCAAAGAGGAAAATCAACTGAGGAAGGAGTTAAGTTTTTCATCAGGTTCTGTAAGGCATGGGCTCGGTATTTTTTATCGGAAATCCCTCTGGCGCAATCTAAGGCTTGGTGTAACAACTCTTGAGGTAAGTGGGGGGCTAAGGCTTTTAAGGCAAAGGTTCGGTATTGTTCATGGGAAATCCCTCTGGCCCAATCTAAGGCTTGCTGTAACAACAAATCCGGTAAGTGGGGGTCTTCTTTGACGACTAAGGCTAATACTAGGAAGTATTGATGCAAAATCCCTGTGGCGCAATCTAAGGCTTCCGGTAACACGTCGGGTAAGTGGGGGGCTAAGGCGACTAAGGCATGGGCTCGGTATTTTTGATCGGAAATCCCTCTGGCGCAATCTAAGGCTTCTGGTAAAACATCAGGTAAGTGGGGGGCTAAGGCGACTAAGGCATCGGCTCGGTATTTTTGATCGGAAATCCCTCTGGCGCAATCTAAGGCTTTGGGTAACAACTCTTCCGGTAAGTGGGGGGCTAAGGCGACTAAGGCATCGGCTCGGGAGTATTCATACGAAATCCCTCTGGCGCAATCTAAGGCTTGGTTTAACACATCCGGTAAGTGGGGGGCTAAGGCGAGTAAGGCATCGGCTCGGTATTTTTGATCGGAAATCCCTCTGGCGCAATCTAAGGCTTGGTTTAACAACACATCCGTTAAGTGGGGGGCTAAGGCGAGTAAGGCATAGGCTCGGTATTTTTCATTTCTAATCTCTCTGGCGCAATCTAAGGCTTTGGGTAACAACACATCCGGTAAGTGGGGGGCTAAGGCGACTAAGGCATAGGCTCGGGAGTATTCATACGAAATCCCTGTGGCCCAATCTAAGGCTTGGTGTAACACATTGCTTAAGTGGGGGGCTAAGGCGAGTAAGGCATAGGCTCGGTATTTTTGATCGGAAATCCCTCTAGCGCAATCTAAGGCTTTGGGTAACAACACATCCGGTAAGTGGGGGGCTAAGGCGACTAAGGCTCTATATCGGTCGTATTCATACCCAATCCCTCTAGCAACGTCTAAAGCTTCCGGTAATAAAGAAGGGGGAAGATACTCAATAATTACCTTTAAACCTTCTGCTTGACCTTCAGAATCTTTTCTCTGTCGCAGATAAACTAGTGCTTGAGCTGGCGTCCAGATTTCTTTCTCAACTAATACTGCCATTAACTTTGGAGGAATATTTCCAGCCAAGCTATTGAGAGATGTGGTAATCAGAGCATACCGACACTGTAAACTAATCGATTCTGTGGGATTTTCTGTAAAATTAGCTGCTGCTATTGCCCAAGCTCTCGATACATCCTTAATAAAATTAGCAGTATTTCCCTGTCTCTCACACTGCCAATACCAACCGTTATCCCCTGCTGGAGTTTCTTCTTTCAGGAGTTGATGAATTTCATTAATTTTCTTGGCTTTCTCTAGGTGCCAGGTTAAGTAGTTATAGATATAACCATCATCGGGTAAGGTATGCCATAATCCCTTTTCGGTCTTAGTTTGATAACGTTCTAATAATTGTTGATGAGCTGAGGGTATTGATAATCCTAGCTCTGATTGTACCAGACGACGGGCTAAATCATGTAACAAGTCATGGAGGCGATAGTTAGTTTCTGGTGTAGTAGAGACTCCTGGTAGTAATAAGGCTTTTTGTCGTAAGTACCTTAACGTATCTTTGGCTTCAACTAAATTACAGTCCCATAAGGTAGTCGCCATGGACTCAGTAATGATGACATCCTCCGGCAGTATCCCTAACCAAGCAAAGTTTTTCAATCTATCGTCTTCGAATAATCCCTTCAAACTGAGATTAAACGAAGCCACTAGACTATAGTTTTTGCGCTTAGCGTCACTTGGCTCTTCCTCTGCTTTCAATCGATCCAAAGCTTCTACACCAACAATTAAATCTTCTAACTCACCCAGTAAATCCTGCCAAGACAATCCATCCATAACTTGGGCAGCAGCTAATTCTAATGCTAGGGGTAAGTAGCCGACAGTTTTGGCTAAGTTTTCAGCATATTCCAGTTCTTGATTAGTTAAATCGTTGTTGAAAAAAGCGGTTAATAACTCCAAGGATTGATTGGGAGTCATCACATCTAAATCATAAGGAATCGCATCCTTAACCTGTGCTTCTCTGGTAGTTACTAAAACCCGACAGCCATCCCCAGCCACTCGAAAGGGTTCAACATGGTCAGGATGCCAAACATCATCCACTACTAGTAATGCTTTTTTATCGGATAATAACGTTCTTAATTGTAAAGAAGCGCTATCAATGTTAATCGCTTTAAAGTCATAATCTCCTAATTGCTGTATCCAGCTACTTAGAACAGATAAACTATCAGGTTGCTGACCTAAGGTTGCCCAAAAAATCCCATCGGTAAAATGGGATTGAACCTCTGAATCATGGGCTAAAGCGGCAGCTAACGTGGATTTTCCAATTCCTCCTAAACCATAGATGGCACTAACCACTAAGGTGCCAGCTTTAGCAGTTTCTTCCGATAAAAGGATTTGTTTTAGTTGTTCGCTTACTTCCGGGCGTTCGACATAATAAGGAGGAAGTGGGGGAGCTTGATTGAATCGAGTTTGGTTATTCATATTCTCAATGTTGTAATTTTCACCAGTAGTCAGAGGATATCTGAAAAGTTTTTTGATACTGAATTTTGCCCCCCTAGCCCCCCAACTTTGGGGGGAACAAGAGTCAATTTGCTTCTAAAAGTCCCCCAAAATTGGGGGATTTAGGGGGCTTGGATGTAGCAAATGAGACTTCTCAGATAACCTCTCACTAAATGCTCGATACTTTGGACAACTTCCGAATTTTGCTTAGGTGCTGCTTCCACTGCCAATACCACTTCGGCATAATCAAGAGATTGCTCTGGCGCTTTTGCGATTAGCCCGAAGGGCTACGCTACGCGAACGCAGTTACTGTATCTGGAGACTGTTTTCTCAGAAATTCCACAAACTGGCTAGTATTGTCCGAGACAACTTGCCCAATATTTTACCCAATTTTTTATAGGGGTTTAGTGGCGAGCACAGTAGCAATAGCGAAAACGGCAGCAGCTAATGGTTCCATAGTTTAACGAGATTACTCACAGTCTCCGTTTATTATAGTATTTTTCAATTGGCTGAGTTAGTTAGTTAGTTAGTAGGGTGGGCAGTGCTTACTAATGCTATCCCCAGCTGCTCTTAATTTATCTTTGGCACTGCCCACCCTACATCAATATTCTCTATTGTGATTGATTCGCCCGGTGGGCAGTGCTTACTAATGCTATCGCCGCTACTGTTATCTATCTTTGGCACTGCCCACCCTACATCAATATTCTTCTTCTGTTCCCTGTTCCCTGTTCCCTGTTCCCTTTGCTATGGCATACATTCAACAGTAAAGGCAAAGATTGCTCGAATTGATTCTCTAGTTAGTGTTGGATAGCTCTCTAATATCTGTAACTCTGTCCAACCAGCAGCAAACAAGCCTAAAATAAACTCAACGGATAAACGAGTGAGTACCTTTAACTACTGGCTTACCTAATAAAATTTTTGGATTTGAATGAATGTATTCTCTCCAATTCATGATGATTAGTTAAATAAATTTATATTTAACTATTTTATAGCGGTTGGCAAGTCGGTCAGGTGCAAACTTAAAAAATTAAAAAAATACACATAATTGAGTATATAAATACCTAGACATAATAATTGTAAATAAATGTAAATAATTTTAATTAACCCTTGCAATTTTTCGAGGAGTTATCTATACTATAGAAGGTAAACACCGATACTAATAACCGCGCTGGTTGCACTCATTAACCACCGACCAGCGCGGTTTTC
Encoded proteins:
- a CDS encoding NB-ARC domain-containing protein, with amino-acid sequence MNNQTRFNQAPPLPPYYVERPEVSEQLKQILLSEETAKAGTLVVSAIYGLGGIGKSTLAAALAHDSEVQSHFTDGIFWATLGQQPDSLSVLSSWIQQLGDYDFKAINIDSASLQLRTLLSDKKALLVVDDVWHPDHVEPFRVAGDGCRVLVTTREAQVKDAIPYDLDVMTPNQSLELLTAFFNNDLTNQELEYAENLAKTVGYLPLALELAAAQVMDGLSWQDLLGELEDLIVGVEALDRLKAEEEPSDAKRKNYSLVASFNLSLKGLFEDDRLKNFAWLGILPEDVIITESMATTLWDCNLVEAKDTLRYLRQKALLLPGVSTTPETNYRLHDLLHDLARRLVQSELGLSIPSAHQQLLERYQTKTEKGLWHTLPDDGYIYNYLTWHLEKAKKINEIHQLLKEETPAGDNGWYWQCERQGNTANFIKDVSRAWAIAAANFTENPTESISLQCRYALITTSLNSLAGNIPPKLMAVLVEKEIWTPAQALVYLRQRKDSEGQAEGLKVIIEYLPPSLLPEALDVARGIGYEYDRYRALVALAPHLPDVLLPKALDCARGISDQKYRAYALLALAPHLSNVLHQALDWATGISYEYSRAYALVALAPHLPDVLLPKALDCAREIRNEKYRAYALLALAPHLTDVLLNQALDCARGISDQKYRADALLALAPHLPDVLNQALDCARGISYEYSRADALVALAPHLPEELLPKALDCARGISDQKYRADALVALAPHLPDVLPEALDCARGISDQKYRAHALVALAPHLPDVLPEALDCATGILHQYFLVLALVVKEDPHLPDLLLQQALDWARGISHEQYRTFALKALAPHLPQELLHQALDCARGISDKKYRAHALQNLMKNLTPSSVDFPLWQQTLDSLASLTRPHFFEALPELAPLIIKFGGVEALRETVAAVDDVSWWWK